A single window of Kitasatospora sp. HUAS MG31 DNA harbors:
- a CDS encoding alkaline phosphatase family protein: MTAAQTPQVAPVTEAAPKRSRRSLTALASAVALTAASAGLWAATGATAQAAGLPTPDHVVVVVMENHAYSQIIGSSSAPYLNNTLKAGGANLTQSYGLTHPSEPNYYQLFSGSNQGRTDDSCVPVGSMSAPNLASELIAAGKTWASYNEGLPGQGSTVCSSGKYAQKHNPWFGFNNVPTSTAKTMTQFPTDYTTLPKVSFVVPDLCNDMHDCSVSTGDTWIKNKLGGYATWARTHNSILVVTFDEDNRLSGNRIPTVFYGEHVTPGSSTATTYNHYNVLRTLEDLAGLTSHAGNAASASDITGIWN, translated from the coding sequence ATGACCGCCGCTCAGACCCCGCAGGTCGCCCCGGTCACCGAGGCCGCCCCGAAGCGCTCCCGCCGCAGCCTGACCGCGCTCGCCAGCGCCGTCGCCCTGACCGCCGCCTCGGCCGGCCTGTGGGCCGCCACCGGCGCCACCGCCCAGGCCGCCGGCCTCCCGACCCCCGACCACGTCGTGGTCGTGGTGATGGAGAACCACGCCTACTCGCAGATCATCGGCAGCTCCAGCGCGCCGTACCTGAACAACACCCTCAAGGCGGGCGGGGCCAACCTCACCCAGTCGTACGGGCTCACCCACCCCAGCGAGCCCAACTACTACCAGCTGTTCTCCGGCTCCAACCAGGGCCGCACCGACGACAGCTGCGTGCCGGTCGGCTCGATGAGCGCCCCCAACCTGGCCTCCGAGCTGATCGCCGCCGGAAAGACCTGGGCCAGCTACAACGAGGGCCTGCCCGGCCAGGGCTCCACGGTGTGCAGCAGCGGCAAGTACGCCCAGAAGCACAACCCCTGGTTCGGCTTCAACAACGTGCCCACCAGCACCGCGAAGACCATGACCCAGTTCCCGACCGACTACACCACCCTGCCGAAGGTCTCCTTCGTGGTGCCCGACCTGTGCAACGACATGCACGACTGCTCGGTCTCCACCGGCGACACCTGGATCAAGAACAAGCTGGGCGGCTACGCGACCTGGGCCAGGACCCACAACTCTATCCTCGTGGTCACCTTCGACGAGGACAACCGCCTCTCCGGCAACCGCATCCCGACCGTCTTCTACGGCGAGCACGTGACCCCGGGCAGCTCCACCGCCACCACCTACAACCACTACAACGTGCTGCGCACCCTGGAGGACCTGGCGGGCCTGACCAGCCACGCCGGCAACGCCGCCTCCGCCTCCGACATCACCGGCATCTGGAACTGA
- a CDS encoding MFS transporter, whose protein sequence is MYLAESRRGTETAAPAPGTRPGRRAAVPGTVLALGAVSLVTDVSSEMVSAVLPLYVVAGLGLSPLGFGLLDGINNGVGALVRLLGGHLADRGGRGGGHKTVAAVGYGLSALCKPLLLLAHSLPLIGAVLAVDRTGKGLRTAPRDAMIALATEPRHRGRAFGVHRAMDTTGALLGPLAAFAILRATVDGYDAVFAVSGCVAVFGVLVLVLFVPSRASGDAAAAPAPAARPALRDSLALLARPTLRRLTLCAALLGLTTVSDAFLYLLLQRELALPAHLFPLLPLGTAAVFLVLALPMGVLADRIGRRRLFLAGHAALLAGYALVLLPPSGGAVPTAVLVVLLHGTFYATTDGVLAAATAGAVPPEQLGAGQALVGTGQALARFACSLAFGAAWSAWGGRTALEAAAAGLAVSAVAVTLLLRSADRAGADTGTDAGADADPSTEPRSPDPVA, encoded by the coding sequence GTGTACCTCGCGGAATCCCGCCGCGGCACCGAGACCGCCGCCCCCGCCCCGGGCACCCGCCCGGGGCGGCGGGCGGCCGTCCCCGGCACCGTCCTGGCGCTCGGGGCGGTCAGCCTGGTCACCGACGTCTCCTCGGAGATGGTCAGCGCGGTGCTGCCGCTGTACGTGGTCGCGGGCCTGGGCCTGTCCCCGCTCGGGTTCGGCCTGCTGGACGGCATCAACAACGGCGTGGGCGCGCTGGTCCGGCTGCTCGGCGGCCACCTCGCCGACCGGGGCGGCCGCGGCGGCGGGCACAAGACGGTCGCGGCGGTCGGCTACGGGCTCTCCGCCCTGTGCAAGCCGCTGCTGCTGCTCGCCCACAGCCTGCCGCTGATCGGCGCCGTCCTCGCCGTCGACCGCACCGGCAAGGGCCTGCGCACCGCGCCCCGGGACGCGATGATCGCGCTGGCCACCGAACCCCGCCACCGCGGCCGGGCGTTCGGCGTGCACCGGGCGATGGACACCACAGGCGCCCTGCTCGGCCCGCTGGCGGCCTTCGCGATCCTGCGCGCCACCGTCGACGGGTACGACGCGGTGTTCGCGGTGAGCGGCTGCGTGGCCGTGTTCGGGGTGCTGGTCCTGGTGCTGTTCGTCCCGTCCCGGGCGTCCGGCGACGCGGCGGCCGCACCCGCACCCGCGGCCCGCCCGGCGCTGCGCGACTCGCTCGCCCTGCTCGCCCGCCCCACCCTGCGCCGGCTGACCCTGTGTGCGGCGCTGCTCGGCCTCACCACCGTCAGCGACGCCTTCCTCTACCTGCTGCTCCAGCGCGAACTCGCGCTCCCCGCCCACCTGTTCCCGCTGCTGCCGCTCGGCACCGCGGCGGTCTTCCTGGTGCTCGCGCTGCCGATGGGCGTCCTCGCCGACCGGATCGGCCGCCGCAGGCTCTTCCTCGCCGGTCACGCGGCCCTGCTCGCCGGGTACGCCCTGGTGCTGCTCCCGCCGTCCGGCGGCGCGGTCCCGACCGCCGTGCTGGTCGTGCTGCTGCACGGCACGTTCTACGCGACGACCGACGGCGTGCTCGCCGCGGCCACGGCCGGCGCGGTGCCGCCGGAACAACTGGGCGCGGGCCAGGCCCTGGTCGGCACCGGTCAGGCGCTGGCCCGGTTCGCCTGCTCGCTCGCCTTCGGCGCGGCCTGGAGCGCCTGGGGCGGCCGGACCGCTCTGGAGGCCGCCGCGGCCGGGCTGGCCGTGAGCGCCGTCGCCGTGACGCTGCTGCTCCGCTCCGCCGACCGGGCCGGTGCGGACACCGGTACCGACGCCGGTGCCGACGCCGACCCGTCGACCGAGCCCCGTTCCCCCGACCCCGTCGCCTGA